The DNA segment ACTGCTCAGCACATAGTAGGGCCTCAGCAAATGGCAGCTGTACTGACAATGTGGGTCAGTACAGAGGTCAAAAGGCTTCTCTGCCAACCTTTGGTCATGTGACCATCCAGGCCAAGGGCCAGAAACCACTTGCAAGAGGAACAGACCACACCAGAGAGCTCAGCAGGGTCCTTACCCCTTCATAGAGGCACTTCAAGAACTTGATCTCATCTGTCAAGGAGTCCACCTTGGCCTGGAGCTCGATCTTGTTCATGTAGGCGGCATCCACGTCCTGGGGAACACAGAGAGGGACCTgcctctccccctgccctccctcctgCCACAAGGAGCCCCAGATTCCCTGCTCTGTCCCCTTCCGCCATGCTTCACAGGGAGGGCCCGATCCCTGTGCAAAGCCACAGCTGCACCTGGATCTACAGTTGAAAGCTTCTGGAAGCATCACACTGCCCAGGCAAGGGGCTTGAAGAGATGAGTGGGACATTAGAATCCTAGCCATCTCTGCTAGAGACTAAGTGACCCCTAAGGGCCTTTCCTCATCCTACAAACATCCTCATGCCAGGCGTCTAGGGAGCCCCCCGGCTTCTTCCCGCCCTCCCCACCTGCCTCTTACCTTCTTGAGCATCACAAACTCATTCTCAGCAGCTGTGCGTCTGTTAATCTCCACCTCGTACCTGTGTGGGGCAAGAGAAAGGAGCGTCACCAGTGGGACAGTTCTGTTCTGCAAATGCTCACTGAGCAGTGAGCGATCGCCTCTGTGCCAAAAGCTGCAAGGCAGTGACCCACAACCTGCGCTGTACGTTCCCCCAGGGCACGGAGAGCCTTCTCAAAGAGGATGTGACAAGGACAGCTTTAAAGGAATCAATGTGCAGCTCCTTCGCTCATAGTCAGGCTACCCTAGAATGTATCTACTTGGGAACACATCTGTGATGGAGATATCATGCATGTTCTGCTGTCCCACCTTCCTCGTGACAGCCGAAAGTCTCCCCACCTGCTGGCACCTTGGTACAAGCCCTAGCCGGGGGAGAAACCTCCgaggcaacaacaaaaaaatgctaTTCCCACCTTCACTCTGTAAGTTATGCCTGTTTTTTACACAGGTGAAGCAAGGTCTTGGAAATAGGGTGTTTGGATGAGGGTGAGATATTCTCATTACACATATTGTAGCTTGGAGGGTCAAGAGCACCGATCATTTCACTTAAAGATCTCACTATTCCATCCCTTACTATTATCAAAGAACATGTCATCTTCCCCCAGGGGCTTGTAGATAGAGTATAAATATATAAGCAGAAAAGGGGTAGGTGGGGAAGGGGTGTGGGGCTGGGGTCTCACATTCCCTCTTCCCCTCTTGCCTTGCCTCCTATCCATGCGGCCttttgtttaaaaagaataaaaggattcTTTAAAGAACATAATACAGGATATTTGCAAGAGCAAACAAAACAGAGCATTGGAAAGAAATGATCTGTGCCCCCAAAAGGGCTATTTTTCATACACATTAACTTGAGCAGTTCTTTTCAGCTCTTTACTTCCTAGGTCATGTCACTGGCTGCCAAGAACATAAAGTTGTGTTGGATGGCTGAAGTAGTACAGGTTAGTGAAGTGGGCTATTTAAAGCATTTAAACAGTGGGGCATTTTCTGAGACTGCCAGATTTTTCTAGTTACACTGGGTAAAACACAGGAAATAGCTTATAGGATTTATCTCAGATTCTATGTGTTTTATTCAAAAGATAATTGAAAACTCCTTTCTATCAAGTTACACTATGAAATAGTTGTTTCCATCGCAATTTTATCTCATATTATCTTACATGTTATCACATTATATCCATcctattaacaaaaataaaagtatatgctAATTGAAGACCAATTAGCTTTTAGCACCTTATATCTTTCTATGTCATAAAATACATTGGAAGAGTTTGATCATGAGGGCTACCAAAATTGATGACATTCCTGTATTATAAATAACTTctcatcatttacttctaaaaaTTGAATATCAGAGTTCAATATACACATAcaacatttataaagaaaaactgCATTTTACATTACTATGGACTTAATAAataacatataatttttaaaaacagattaaaatgtataattaaaaGTTAAACCATGACAAAGTACCCATGGATTTATCTTGTTTTAGAATGAAGATGTTTTAATTATGTTAAATCTGCATCCTTTTAATCTTTAATGTTTTCAATAACCTACTGTACAAGATGTGACCCTTAGTTTATTGCTGAGTGGATTTTAAAATAGTCCTCAGTGCGTGTTTATATTTTGACTTGAATTTAGATATGAAGCCACACTTCTGATAGAAAGCAACTCTTATTTCTCTGGTTTGACAACGAAAGCTAGATTTCCAATTAAGCTAGATGATAGATGCCCTCTATAAATTAAATGAACCAAAATTTTGGAAACTGTATTTGAGCGTGTACACATATTTAAAGAGGGGGCTCTCTGGAGGTGTTCTTTAAGCCTGTCCCCACAATCTGTGTGCTTTCAGAAGTCCAGGACTACGTCACCGCCACCTTCAGGGGCTCCATACAGAGCTCAGGCCAGAGTTCCACTTCAGGGGGACTTCAGTAGAGATGGATGGGCAGATCAAAAGTGAACCAAGAAAAAAAGCTGAGTTCCAACCATCTTCACCACCTTGTGGAAGAAGTCACCTATCCCCCAAAATCCTAACACCTGGAAGCAAAACACCAAAATATCAGGTCACACCAGGCATGGGGCATCACTCTCTCTCCTCATAGGTTCAACTTAAAAGGAGAAACCATCTCCCATCCAAGCACACTCTCAACTGTTCTCTTTAATAGTGGAATTCAGCAGCATGGAGATGCctcaccatgaaaaaaaaaaaaaaaacttttaaaaactcatttttgcTTACCTTTAAGATGTGTTCTGAGATTGGAAGGATGTCTCCTTTTATAGGAGTCCTGGCAACTCCTATAGAAAACCTCACTCAGGAGGAGCTACAAAGCCATTTGGGTTGTTCATCTGGTTTTGAGACAAttctctcccccccaccccacattcTTCCATTTCCAATGTTTAAAATGAGCACATCATCTCCTGGGCAATTTGGAGCACCATTTTGGGTAGATCTTTTCTCTTCCTACATTTCATCCTGTCTagatctctctccctcccttacAAGAAAGAGTAGTAATGATATCAGCAAAGgattcaagaaaacaaaattgctGGCTCCAAATCACAACCTCATCTATAATCAAGACCTTCCAGTGGTGTTTCTCCACCTCTCCACTCACCTCTTCTTATAGTCCTCCACCACATCACGCATGCTCCTCAGCTCCGAGTCCAGCCTCACCCGGTCCCCCGACAGCGTCTCCAGCTGCTTGCGCAGGTTGCTAGTGTAGCCCTCGAGGATGGGCTCCAGGTTGTTCTTACAGTTGTTCAGGTCCAGCTGCTGCAGCAGCTCCCACTTGGTCCCCAGCACCTGGTTCTGCTGCTCCAGGAACCTCACCTGGAAACCAAAGGTGGTCATAGCCCCCAAATCCCCCCAAGTACTCTTGCCTCTCAAGAGTGAGGACAGGGCCCCAGAAATCAGAAGGTGTCATCCTGCAGTGGGAGTCAGGAAAGAGCAAGGTTCCTCAGAGAGTGGATTCAGCCAGAGGGACACACCCACCTTGTCTCTAAGACAAGAAACAGGATCCAGTTTTAAATGAAATCAGGAAGTGGGTGTAAGCAATGCTGTCTATCATCTGCCACCATGACTTACATGTGGTTAAGGCAGCATCTTTTACTATAAATGCTGGTGTTTTTGGAGTGAAGGGAAATGAGAAGCAGGAAGAAATAGTGACTGGGGAATGGCACTGGAAAGTCACTCTGGTAATTTGCATGTTCTTTCTTATATGCAGTCTAAATTGCTCCTGGTTTGTTTCTTTCATTGGTTTTGGAAGCAGATTGTCACatctttaaactcaacattcaaaaaagtaagatcatagcatccggttccatcacttcatggcaaatagatggggtgggggggggggatgcaagcagtgacagattttattttcttggactccaaaaccactgcagtgactgcagccacaaaattaaaagacacttgctctttggaaaaaaagctatgacaaacctagacagcatattaaaaagcagagacatcactttgccaacaaaggtacgtatagtcaaagctatgcttctTCCaatagccatgtacagatgtgagagctggaccataaagaagactgaatgccaaagaattgatgctttcaaattgtggtgttggaaaagactctttttttttttttttttggaaaagactcttgagagtcccttggacagcaaggaaatcaaatcagtcagtcctaaaggaaatcaaccctgaagattcattggaagaactgatgctgaagttcaaatactttggccacctgttgcaaagaaccaacttattggaaaagatcctgatgctgggaaagattgaggctaggagaaggggatgacacaggatgagatggttagatagcatcactgactcaatggacatgagtctgagcaaactctgggagacagtgaaggacagggaagcctggtgtgctgcagtccatggggtcgcaaagagtcggacacgactgagcaactgaacaacaatcacatCTTTACAAATCTATTCATACTTGATGGAAGGTTTCTCATTTTTGTACTGAATAACGTCAGGCCTCTGCTATGCCAACATTCCTCTTCTTACCAATCTTTTTAGTTATTTCTTCCACTGCCCTCTGTCCTCCAGTACTTCACTTCCTCTTCCCAAGTACAGTTGGGAGGGACACAGGCTACTGTCGCTGCCTCTTCTATTACCCTGGCACATTGCTTAGCTTTCCTCTATCTTAATTTGCGCTTCTGCAAGATAGAGTGATGACTAAATCATGGGCTGATAAATGAGAAGCACTTGGGTCAGCGCCAGGCACTGAGGAGTGTCAGCTATTATTAGTATCATATCCCTCATGGTCTAGATCTTTCCAGGTGGAGACGAGAGAAGCCCATTCTTTGTCTCCTCCCATTCAGCGGGGTCACTGCCTATGACTCCAGAGCCATCTTCTCTGTTGCCCCAATTTCTGGACATACACACACCtacacaacatacacacacacaatttgacaTGCCCTCCTTCCAAATCTTCTCCCCTCAGCACCTTCACTGTTCTAACTCTTTCCTCTCACCTCCTCCAAAAACCTTCCTAGTTTACATCCTTATCCCACTTCCCACCTTCCAGGTCTTTCTCACCCACCAGGCATCCTGAACTGGGACACCCCCTGTCCTGGAACTGAAACCCATCTCTCTGTTTGGTAGTGAGAGCCCTCAGGGGGCCCATTATGCATCTCCTGCCCCTGACACCACCCTCCCTTTCCTGAGTCTTTTCCTGCAAGGAAGGAAATGAAGCTCCCCTTTAAGGGGGAGGCGGGTGAAGGTATGGCAGACACTGTTTTAAGCACCTCAGAAACATCCAATTCACCTTCATTATAACCTTATGGGGTTAGAGCTACTCTTGTGCCCATTTTACACAAGAGTCAAGGGAAGTTCAGAGAGCATAACTAACTTGCCCAAGTTCCCACGCCACTGGCAGGGGCAGAGTGAGACCCGCATGTACACTGGTCACCAAGGCACGGACCGGTAGACGCTCCAGCACCAACCTTGTCAATGAAGGAGGCGAACTTGTTGTTCAGAGCCTTGATCTGCTCCCGCTCCTGGGCGCGCACTTTCTGGATCTCTGGGTCCAGCTCCACGTTGAGAGGGGACAGGAGGCTTTTGTTGACGGTGACCTGAGGGATGCCGCCCGGAGGGCACACGGACGGACACGCGGGCCCCAGCCCCGCGCTGCCGAAGACGGTGCCCACAAAGCCTCCCCGGCGGCCACCACCCGTGGCCACGCAGGAACCCAGTGCAGAGCCACCTCGCCCGGCCGCGGAGCTCAGGGCCAGGCGCCTGCCGCCCCCGCAGTTGAAGAGGCTTCTGCTGCCGAAGGTGGCCGTGCCCTTGATGCCGCTGGCCCGGAATGAGGCGGTGCTGCTGCTGACCCGACTGGAGATGATGGCAGAGCAGCCACTGAAGGCCAGGCGCTCCCCACCGGAGTAGAGGTTCAATTGGCGGCTCATGGCTGAGAGGTGGAGGTCAGGGGTTTCTGGGTGGACAGGCGAGGAGCACAGAGCAGCTGGGCTTTCTGTCCCTGCTCAGTCCTTAAATAGTCAGAAGGCTGGGCCAGCTGGAGTCAGCCTAATATGTAGTTCGTGAATATCTTTCAGGCCACCTAGGGCCTCTTGGTTCTCCATTTATGAAATTACCATCTCTCTTCTGAGATTTTTGTCtcttccaccctgaactccctatGAATTCCCTATAAAATGGTCCGGAACCCTGCATTTGCTCTGcttatctcctgcattatagTAATTTGGCTGCCTTATCTCCCCTCACTGCCCTGCAATCACTGGGGTTATCCCTGCCCAGATCTCCAGTGGAAGTTCTCAGTGGGTCTGGCCTCTTTGAGTAGAGGAGGGGCAGGGTAATAGGGTAACAGATGTCCAGGCTGGCTCTGCTTCAGAAGGACATGAACAAGGTCAAGAATATTCCAGAGAGTCCTCCTTAGTCTGTCCCCTGCTCTCTGCCCAGAAGGAAGTTCCAAGGGTAGAAACTTCTGATCCGTCTGCAGGGACTTCTCAATCTGGGAGACCAGACACGGTGACAAACAAGGCTAGTGAGAGCTCTGGTCACAAGTGCTGGCAGATGGTTTTGGGCCAGAGCTAAAAGCTTTCTCCAGAAAAGCATTTCTGGAACAAGAGTTGGGGAGATGTTATCTAGGATGGAGGGAAGAAGGCGGCCTGGGGAGATGGCACAGGAGAACTTTAGGAAGACGGCCTTTCTTGAGGTTTAGGGGTTGTTTCATTGTTGTTTGGTTTACTTTGGaggtttttgatttgttttgtctttggtttgtttgtttgggttttatgttttgtttttaatagtagAAGAGGATCATTCCTCCAATCAAGGAAACTTTGGTCAGGACATTTGCTGCCCTGACACCTCTGATTCTGGATCAACACGTGATGGACTCTCAGGAACAGGTCAGAAAAGGCCAAGGACAACTCCCCCAGTCTGAAATTAAGACTTCAATTCTAGAACCTGATTCCATGTAAGCTCAGGAGCATCTTTCTTCGATCTAACTCAACTTCCTTTTTTCCAACTGGAGTTGCCTTCAATTCTTCTCTTCTATGAGAAACAGTTCCTTCCTGCTCCTCTGGCATCCACGGGGTTCTGTTTCATCACTCTTATAGCTCAGTCTGTCTGAGTCCTAGAACTCTATCCCATTCCTCCATCAGATTGACAGGTCCCTCTGGATTAAGGTCCTTCCGTCCCTGCTCCCCCGAGTTCAGCCAAGGCCTTGGCATCAGAGACACTCAGGACAAATGTGAAACAGACTGGATGTCAGGACAAAGCTCATGTTGTGTCTTCTACTCTTCGGTGGAGCCTCAGCTTCCCTTGGGACCCTAATGGGCCAGCCAGATAGTGCCTGGGGGTAGATGACTGACACAGCCTCCACTGAACCAATCACAGAACATAATAACAGCCAAGGTGTTTACCCCACAGGGAACAAGGCTCTGGGGACAGTGTTGAGTGCTGGAAGGTGGCGCCAGCCACAGATAAACAGATAGAGGAGTCTGGGGTGTTCTGGGGGGCAAGGGGTGGGCTCTCTTTGCTACCTAAGAGGAGATGCTGTAGTCCATTCTCTCTGGAAAGGGGAGGACATCAGTGTGACTGGGTGATCATTAGGCCGTTCAAGAAACTCAGGATTGTGCTTTCCACAATCTTATGAAAATGAGATTTCTCCCTCTGCCCTATGATTTTAGccagtgtttgttttttgtttttttttccccctatgaaCACAAAAATTAGTTTATAAGTTCTGGTCACTGagtttaaaaaaaggttttaaattgAAGCAGGAAAAACTTACATAGAATTGGCTTTCAAAAGGAGCCTTTGAAGTCTCCCTTTTCCTGGACACCTTCTAAGAAGCTGAGACACTTAGCCATCTGAGACCAAGCCATTTCTGCCCAGAGTTAGGTGTTGGCCACCCCTAGGCAGGAACAGGTAAGGGAACAGGTAAATGACCTTTTCATATCCTCCAGTGAAGGGTCAACTGGCTGGATGAATCAAGAACTCCTCAACCCTCAGGCTCACCTTAGagattatgaaaaggcaaaagtgaCACATCCAGGCTTCAGAGACATCAGATATGTGAGGATATGGGCAGGTCAAAATGTGGCTGAAGCCTGACAAGCAGGGTTCTCACTGCACCTGCCCCTGACGGCAGCTCGCTGTGTCACCTCAGGCCCTGTGACCAACTCTGCCACTAGTTCTGGGAGACAGCAACCCCTGGATTGCTAGATGGGGCCAGAAAACACCCTTTGAGACTAGAGGTCAGCAGTCTAACATGGACGAAACTCTTTAAGCATGGATTTGCCAGTGGGTCTCTTTTGCCCCAGAACACTAATTCTAAGGAAATTAATAGATATCATGTAGAAAAAAACTGTAGGGGTGGATTCCAtgctgggttaaaaaaaaaaaaaaaagagttaaggaAGCATCTTATTGCAGGATCCATTAATACACTTAGTGCTACTGCTACACCAGAGTGAGCAACACTCAGTGCTTTCTCGCATGGTGACTGGGAAGTGAAATtctaattctttttcttatactttttaatatttttgaattttctaatataagcatataatttttaatatatttatttttttaattggaagctaattacaatattgtattggttttgtcatacattgacatgaatcctctatgggtgtacacgtgttccccattctgaagccccctcccacctccctccccatacggtccctctgggtcatcccaatgcaccagccccgagcaccctgtatcctgcattgaacctggactggcgattcgtttcacatatgatatatacatgtttcaatgccattctcccaaatcatcccaccctcgacctctcccacagagtccaaaagaccgttctatatatctgtgtctcttttgctgtttcacatacagggttatcattaccatctttctaaattccatatacatgcgttattatactgtattagtgtttttctttctggcttacttcactctgtataataggctccagtttcatccacctcattagaactgattcaaatgtattctttttaatggctgagtaatactccattgtgtatatgtaccacagctttcttatccattcgtctgctgatggacatctaggttgcttccatgtcctggctattataaacagtgctgcgatgaacattggggtacacatgcctctttcaattctggtttcctcagtgtgtatgcccagcagtgggattgctgggtcatatggcagttctatttccagtttttttaaggaatctccacactgttctccatagtggttgtactagtttgcattcccaccaactgtgtaagagggttcccttttctccacaccctctccagcatttattgcttgtagatttttggaccgcagccattctgactggtgtgaaatggtacctcatagtggttttgatttgcatttctctgataatgagtgatgttgagcatcttttcatgtgtttgttagccatctgaatgtcttctttggagaaaagtctgtttagttctttggcccattttttgattgggtcgtttatttttctggaattgagctgcaggagttgcttgtatatttttgaggttagttgtgtgtcagttgctttgtttgctattattttttcccattctgaagtctgtcttttcaccttgcttatagtttcctttgttgtgcagaagcttttaattttaactaggtctcatttgtttatttttgcttttatttccaatattcttggaggtgggtcatagaggatcctgctgtgatttatgtcgaagagtgttttgcctatgttctcctctaggagttttatagcttctagtcttacgtttagatctttaatccattttgagtttatttttgtgtatggtgttagaaagtgttgtagtttcattcttttacaagtggttgaccagttttcccagcaccacttgttaaagagattgtcttttccacattgtatattcttgcctcctttgtcaaagataaggtgtccataggtgtgtggatttatctctgggctttctattttgctccattgatcagatcacaacagacaacacagaaatacaaaggatcataagagactactatcagcaactatatgacaataaaatggacaacttggaagaaatggacaaattcttagaaaagtgcaactttccaaaactgaaccaggaagaactagaaaatcttaacagacccatcacaagcacagaaattgaaactgtaatcagaaatcttccagcaaataaaagcccaggtccagatggcttcacagctgaattctaccaaaaatttagagaagagctaacacctatcctactcaaactcttccagaaaattgcagaagaaggtaaacttccaaactcattctatgaggccaccatcaccctaataccaaaatctgacaaagacgccacaaaaaaagaaaactacaggccaatatcactgatgaacatagatgcaaattcctttaaaattctagcaaacagaagccaacaacatattaaaaagatcatacatcctgaccaaatgggctttatcccagggatgcaaggattcttcaatatctgcaaatcaatcagtgtaatataccacattaacaaattgaaaaataaaaaccatatgattatctcaatagatgcagagaaagcctttgacaaaattcaacatctatttatgataaaaaaaaaaacctccagaaagcaggaatagaatgaacatacctcaacataataaaagctatatataatttttataagtgagtttttaaaaaattttacttaacATTTTCAATTATTACTGAACACTGGCTATCTTCCCCcattatacaatatatccttgagtCTACCCTACacctgaaagtttgtacctcccACCCCAAtatttcccctcccccttcccactGTTAGTatgagtgttgttttttttcccaaaaaaattTGGAGAAGAAAGTAGAATGCTGATTCCAGTATCAGAAATAAAGTACTGTTATAATAAAAAACTCAAGGCTTTCCAAACCTTTTTTTAGGTCACAGAGCCCCTCTCCTTGACCAAATATAGGAATCAGGGTTTTAAGGAATATACTTTAAGAAATATTGAACAAGTTTTCTCTAGTCCACTATTAAGTAGACAAATTTCCAAGTCCAAACAAATTTACAGTATCTCCTTAAAAA comes from the Bubalus kerabau isolate K-KA32 ecotype Philippines breed swamp buffalo chromosome 1, PCC_UOA_SB_1v2, whole genome shotgun sequence genome and includes:
- the KRT72 gene encoding keratin, type II cytoskeletal 72 isoform X1, producing the protein MSRQLNLYSGGERLAFSGCSAIISSRVSSSTASFRASGIKGTATFGSRSLFNCGGGRRLALSSAAGRGGSALGSCVATGGGRRGGFVGTVFGSAGLGPACPSVCPPGGIPQVTVNKSLLSPLNVELDPEIQKVRAQEREQIKALNNKFASFIDKVRFLEQQNQVLGTKWELLQQLDLNNCKNNLEPILEGYTSNLRKQLETLSGDRVRLDSELRSMRDVVEDYKKRYEVEINRRTAAENEFVMLKKDVDAAYMNKIELQAKVDSLTDEIKFLKCLYEGEIAQLQSHISDTSVILSMDNNRDLDLDSIIAQVRAQYEEIALKSKAEAEALYQTKIQELQATAGQHGDDLKLTKAEISDLNRMIQRIRSEIGNVKKQCSNLEMAIADAEQRGDCALKDARAKLDELEAALLQAKEELARMMREYQELMSTKLALDMEIATYRKLLEGEECRMSGEYPNSVSISVISNTSTGAGGTGFSMGFGASSSYSYKSSAVDVKTKGSCGGSELKDAPAKTSGSSCVTKKASR
- the KRT72 gene encoding keratin, type II cytoskeletal 72 isoform X2 gives rise to the protein MSRQLNLYSGGERLAFSGCSAIISSRVSSSTASFRASGIKGTATFGSRSLFNCGGGRRLALSSAAGRGGSALGSCVATGGGRRGGFVGTVFGSAGLGPACPSVCPPGGIPQVTVNKSLLSPLNVELDPEIQKVRAQEREQIKALNNKFASFIDKVRFLEQQNQVLGTKWELLQQLDLNNCKNNLEPILEGYTSNLRKQLETLSGDRVRLDSELRSMRDVVEDYKKRYEVEINRRTAAENEFVMLKKDVDAAYMNKIELQAKVDSLTDEIKFLKCLYEGEIAQLQSHISDTSVILSMDNNRDLDLDSIIAQVRAQYEEIALKSKAEAEALYQTKCSNLEMAIADAEQRGDCALKDARAKLDELEAALLQAKEELARMMREYQELMSTKLALDMEIATYRKLLEGEECRMSGEYPNSVSISVISNTSTGAGGTGFSMGFGASSSYSYKSSAVDVKTKGSCGGSELKDAPAKTSGSSCVTKKASR